The genome window gttcaggaagatcccacatgccatggagcaattaagcccgtgcgccacaactactggtcctgcactctagagcccctgagccacaactaatgagcctgtgtgccacaactactgaagcctgcgtgcctagagcctgtgctccacaacaagagaagccaccacaatgagaagcctgcacactgcaatgaagagtagctcctgctcaccacaactacagaaagcctgcctgcagcaacaaagacccaatgcagccaataaataaaaataactaaataaatttttaaaaaagagagaggaaaattacataataaaataataaatcaaccAAGAAGACATATCTGTCCTAATGTGTCTGTACCAAACAACAGCTGCAAAatgtatgaagcaaaaactgatagaactgaaaggagaaatagacacgCCTCCAATTATAGTTGATAACCTCAAGACTCCTCTAAGCAATTCATAGAACAGCTAAACAGAAATTCACTAAGGATATAGAAGAACTCAACAACACTAACAATCAACAGGATCTCACTGACATTTAGAGAATACTCTTCCTGTCAAGAGCAGAATACACACTCTTCAAATGCCAACAGAATATGTAATGAGATAGACCATGTCCTGGGCCTTTATAACAAACCTCAACAGATTCTCCATGTTGAAATCACAAGCCATGTGTTCTCTGAACACAGGGAAGCAAACTagttataaacaacagaaagaaaagaagaaacctaAACACCCAGAAGCTAAAAGTAAGCTTCAAAAGAATCCATGATAAAACCAGAAAATCAGTAGAGAAAAACAATACAgtaaaatataattctttaagaaaattaatgaatttgACAAAAATCTagcaagaaaaaaaggtagaagatgcaaactactaatatcaggaatgaaacagtGGATTTACTACATACCCTGCAGAGGTCAAAAGGATAACAAGGGAATACAATGAACAActctaaatacatacattttacaacttaggaaaaaacaaaaagcagaaactaCCACAACTAACCCAGTTTGAGATAAGTACTTTGCATAGCCCTAATGGAATTAAGATAGATTGCTAAAAAGATTTCCAAAGGAGAAAATTCTCCAGGCCTTGATGGCATCGctggagaattttccaaaatgtttcaGTAATAACACCAATTTTACGCAATCACTCTCAGAAAACATAAAAGAGGAGGGACCACATCTCAATTCCATCTTACAAAGTCGATATTGTCAATATACACCAAATCCCCACATACAAAGTATAAAAGGAGAATATGACACACCGATAtcactcatgaatatagatgcaaaaattcttttaaaaaatattggcagGTGCAGTCTGCGGGCGTTACTGTGGCGCATGCCTCCAGGTGGTTGCATTGATGCGCAGGTAGCCCTCAGGCCTATGGCGTGGCTCTGCCTTGGTTCACGGGACCCAAGGTCTGTGAGTGGCCACAATGTCGACCTTCACCCCCACCAGCCAGATCCGCCTGACCAATGTGGCCGTAGTACGGATGAAGCTAGCCGGGAAGTGCTTCAAAATCGCTTGCTACAAAAACAAGGCCGTGGGCTGGCAGAGCGGTGTGGGAATAGACTTTGATGAAGTTCTACAGACCCACTCGGTGTTTGTAAATGTCTCTAAAGATCAGATTGCAAAGAAGGAAGATCTCATCAGTGCATTTGGAACAGATGACCAGACGGAAATCTGTAAGCAGACTTTGAATAAAGGAGAGGTTCAAGTGTCAGATGAAGAATGGCACACACCGCTGGAGCAGATGTTTAGGGACATTGCAACCATTGTGTTTGACAAATATGTGAACCCTGAAACAAAGAGACCGTACACCATTATCTTTATCGAGAGAGCCGTGAAGGACATCCACTATTCGGTCAAACCCAACAAGAGTACAAAACATCAGGCTTTGGAAGTGATAAAGCagttaaaggagaaaatgaagataGAACACGCGCTCGTGAGACTTCGGTTCATCCTTCCAGTGAATGAAGGGAAGAAGCTGAAAGAAAAACTCAAGCCACTGATCAAGGTTATAGAAAGTGAAGACTACGGTCAACAGTTAGAAATTGTGTGTCTCATCGACCCCGGCTGCTTCTGAGAAATCGATGAGCTCATAAAAAAGGAGACAAGAGGCAAAGGCTCTTTGGAAGTACTCAGTctgaaagacatggaggaagaaGGTGAGAAATTTGGGTGGCAGTCTTCAGTCTCTTGAGCTGTCAGACACTAAAGCATTTTCATTTCCCActgtcctgttttctttctgtaaccTGCCAAGTACTTGCTCAGATGAGTTGacattttccatctttgtggCAAACATGTGCACAAAAAAGACTTTCCTAAGTAAGTATTACAATGTGGGATGAATTTACTTTTAATTGTAAAACGGGGTTTTAGGCAAAAGTGAAGTATTCAACATACAAAGGCCAGAGTAGCATTTTGTTACTGCCTTATGCCTTTGTAGTTTTCCAGGGTGAAAGTTATTTGAAACAGCTCTTGTGGATAAAAGGTAAATTTTGTACagtataagaaaataactttggGGGCATATATCTGTATGATTAAAATGGAGGATTTGCCGTAGGCTGGTGGAGTGGTGTGGGACTAGACCTTGATGAAGTTCTACAGACCCACTCGGTGTTTTTAAATGTCTCTAAAGATCAGGTTGCAAAGAAGGAAGATCTCATCAGTGCATTTAGAACAGATGACCAGATGGAAATCTGTAACCAGACTTTGAATAAAGGAGAGATTCAATTGTCAGATAAAGAACAGCCCACACAGCTGGAGCAGATGTTTAGGGACATTGCAACTATTGTTGCTGACAAATGTGTGAACCTGAAAGAAAGAGACCATATACTCTTATACTTATTGAGAGAGCCAAGACATAAGAGCAGTGTTTGATGAGTGTCTACTTGACAATCCAAAAGTCTCAACCTCATATATCCAACTGCCTACTACTTGACATCTCCATTTGGATACTTCATTACATCTCAAAGTTACTATTTTCACAAGGCACTTCTGGATCGATTGTAATTCTAATTACACTTGTTAGACAGTGTACTATGTAATCTTACTACAATACAAACATCTCTACAACTCAAATTTGATGTTCATGGAATGTTAATATGGATAAGCTTTTAAGCATTACTGATAAAAACTTTTTCATGTAGTGACACAAATTTATATTCATGCATGTAGAGAGGAAAATACCCATTTTTTCACACTATTTCCTACACTGAGTATTACaactcttattatttttattcaatacaAGGAGCTAtctaatactttaatttttttcttgcttacatCTTTATTTCACAAATTCTAGAATTCATGGATTGAAATCTgtgagtaaaataataaaaaagaaaatagaatcaaTTTGAAGTAAAGGAGAAATCAGCTAGTAACTTGAGATAAATACTGTTATGactttttctgtgtatgtgtgtgtatatatttgtgtgtttacatatatgtgtgtttgtgtttattccttatggtatatttatatataatgttttaagaaaaatataatcataCTCTACATGCTCTTAGATTTACCGCTATtggcttttctttatttaattactCATTCACACTTCTTAAAATATATTGGGATTTCTGCTTCTGGGAAGAAGCAGTAGTAGTAAGTAGACTTACTTTTCTTACTTTTCCCTATTTCTCTCTCTAAGAACAGCTAAAAGACCATGATgttacatataaaacaaacataagaaaaagaaaaaccctatTAAGTGAGAAGAATAAGGCAAACAGGCTAGTGACCCCATGGCCTGAGTAAAGACATAATAgtggggcagagtcaagatggtagagtaggaggaCACAGACATCTCATCTCCACACAATTAGTGCACCTACAAGGTGCTGGTTGGGGATTTCAGACATCTAAGTGATTGGGAGGAACCCCCACATGTCCAGGTAGGATgtagggtggagggagggggaggaaaagtGTAAGTGGGATGGGAACAGTGCCAttgaggggtggctgggggaggggttcCCATGACCAGAAGTGCCCATTCACAGTGAGGGGATCAGCCAGGATGGGGAGAGACTTTTGAGGGATCAGAGAGGAAAGTGGCCAGCATTTCCCTTACTTGCTTGGGCCCTGGCAAGCCTGCTGGGTTCCTGGGCCTGATCCTCTGCCCTCTGGGGCCCCATCCAGCCATGCTAAGCCTAAGCCCCACTCCCCCATCcacaaggccttttctggctttctttttctgttgtggTTCTATTTTGCCTTGTTAttgttatttcatttacatttttttctaatatatttttaatttttctaattttatttttaaatttttcattctttgttttcattctgcTCCTTTTGGTTtgttgccttttctctttcttttttttttttaaccatgacacacagtttgcaggatcttggttccaggccaagggtcaggcctgagctcctatGCTGGGAGTGCCAAGTCCAAAcctaacagagaacctcagaccccagggaatattaattggtgtTTCCTGGAGGTCCTCATCTTGGCACCAAGAACCAGTTCTACCCAACTGCCTGAAAACTCCAGTGCTTgatgcctcaggtcaaacaaccagtaagacaggaacacagccccaaccatcaaaaaaatgagatgacaaaaaaatatgttacagaggAAAAatcaaggtaaaaacctacaagaccaaataaatgaaaaggaaataggcaacctacctgaaaaagaatgaaaggaacacaaggaaaacactaaagaaaatcatcaaaccgcaagggaaaaaatttaaaaagaaaagaagaggaaaaaactgcaccccccccacacacaacatCACACAAGTAATtaaatggcagtaagtacatacatataaataatcactttaaatatcaatggactaaatgctccaatcaaaggCTGATTGGGTAAAAATATGAGACCCatttatatgctgcctaaaagagaATCACTTCAGAGCGAAAGACACACACAGTCTGAAAgcgggggtggaaaaagatattccatgcaaattgaaacaaaaagagaGCTAGGGTatcaatattcatatcagataaagtagatgtTAAAAGCAGTGTATAacagactccctcttgcaagagcaccagaattacaactaagtactgaacaatcatcgacagaaagacactggaactcaccaaaaaagacaccccacatccagagacaaaggagaagccgcaatgagatggtaggaggggtgcaatcgcattaaaatcaaatcccgtaaatgctgagtgggtgactcacaaactggaaaacagttatactgcagaagtccatccactaaagtgagtgttctgagccccactcaggcttcccaacctgggagtccagcaacaggaggaggaatccccagagcatcagactctgaaagctagcaggatttgattgcaggacctccacaggacttgtggaaacacagactccactcttggagggcacacaaaaaaaaaatgtgctcaccaggacccagggggaaggagcagtgaccccataggagactgaaccagacctatctgctggtgttggagggttgcctgcagaggtgggggggggcagctgtggctcaccaaggagacaggggcactggtggcaggggttttgggaagtgcttattggtgtgagccctcccagagtccaccattagccccaccaaagagcctgtgagctccagcactaggtggtctcaggccaaaaaaccaacaaggtgtgaacacagccccacccattggcagacaagcagattaaagttttactgagctctgcccaccaaatcggattaaagctttactgagctccacccacccagcccaacccaccatcagtccctcccattaggaagcacacaggaggctcctagatagtttcctccacaagagggcagacagcactgtcaagcagtatcagcagtatttcatcttgtgaaactgaaaaccacagccagagaaagaaagacaaaacgaaaaagcagaggactttgtaccagatgaagggacaagatgaaatgccagaaaaacaactaaatgaagaggagataggcacccttccagaaaaagaattcagaataatgatagtgaagatgatccaggactttgaaaaaagactggatgcaaagatcaaaaagtttaccaaagacctagaagaattaaagagcaaacaaacagagatatgcaacacaataactgaaatgaaaaatacactagaaggaaccaatagcagattaactgaggcagaagggcgaataagggacctcgaagacagaatggtgataatcactgaggcagaaaagaataaagaaaaaagaatgaaaagaatggaagacagcctaagagacatctgggacaatgttaaacacaccaacattcgcattataggggtcccagaaggagaagagagagagaaaggacccgagaaaatactggaagagattatagttgaaaacttccctaacatgggaaaggaaatagctacccaagtccaggaagtgtagagagtcccaggcaggataaacccaaggagaaacatgccaagacacatagtagtcaaattgacaaaaattaaagagagagaaaagttattaaaagcaacaagggaaaaatgacaaataacatacaatggaactcccatcaggttaacagctgatttctcagcagaaactctacaagccagaagggagtgtcatgatatatttaaagtgatgaccaagaagaacctacaaccaagaatactctacccagcaaggatctcattcagatttgatggagaaaccaaaagctttccagacaagcaacagctaagagaattcaggaccaccaaaccagccctacaacaaatgctaaaggaacttctctaagcgggaaacataagagaagaaaaggacctacaacaacaacaacaaaacaataaagaaaatggtaataggaacatacatatcgacaattaccttgaatgtaaatggactaaatgcaccaaccagaagacacagactggctgaatggatacaaatcaAGACCCATacatgtgctgtctacaagagacccacttcagaccgaaGGAcacatagaaacagaaaggaaagggatggagaaagatattccatgcaaatgaaaatcaacagaaagctggagtaacaatactcatatcagataaaatagactttaagataaaaaatgttacaagagacaagaaaggacattacataaagatcaagggatcaatccaagaagaggagataacaattataaatatatatgcctccaatataggagcacctcaatacataaggcaaatgctaacaactatgaaagaggaaatgcaaggcagaaatagagacatgggtgtagagaacaaacatatggacaccaagtggggaaagcagggagggttggggggggaatgaattgggagattgggacaccaaattgtacactctaaatatatgctgtttattgtctgttaactgtatctcaataaaaattcttaaaaaaaaagcagtgtataacaaaagacaaagaaaggcattatataatgatgaaTGGGTCAATTGAAGAAGAGGATTtaacatacataaacatatattcacCTAATAAAGGAGCACctaaacatataaagcaaatattaacaaacataaagggagaaactgacagtaatatTATGGTAGTagtggactttaacaccccactgacatcaatgggtAGATCATTCAGAGAGAAAACCAGTGAAAaaacagtggccttaaatgacacattataccagttggatttaatagatatctatagaacattgcaccccaaaacagcagaatacacattcttttcaactgtatatggaacattctccaggatagatcacatgctatgtcacaaaacaagtttcaatacatttaagaagatagaaattatgtcaagcatcttttcagaccagaaagatatgaaactagaaaccaattataggaagaaaactggaaaaaaacacaaaaccatggAGACTAATGAACATGCTACCAGAAAACCAATAGATAAAtatagaaatcaaagaggaaatcagaaaataccttgagacaaatgacaataaaacccaactttacaaaatctatggggcatggcaaaagcagttctaagagggaagtttatagtgatatggGCCTACCTTGGtaaacaagaaaattctcaaacAAACTAACCTACATCtaatggaattagaaaaaaagaacaaagtccaaCGTCATCAGAAGGAAAGATCTattaaagatcagagtggaaataaattagagaacaacaaaaaataaattatcaataaaaccaagagctggatTTTttagaagataagcaaaattgataagcctttagccaagctcattaagaaaaaaaaaaggacccataTGAACAAAATTAGAactgaaagaggagaagttacaaccaatatcacagaaatacaaagaaccataagagaatactataaacAGTTATATggaaacaaactggacaacctaaaaaaataaattcctagcAACAGacaatcttccaggactgaattaggaagaaatagatagTCTGAATAGACTTATTACTAGTGTTGGaattgaatcaataataataatttaaaaaactctcaacaaccAAAAGTCCGGAACCAGAAAGCTTTACAGGGGAATTCTAGCAAACATATCatgaagagttaatacctatcttatcaaacttttccaaaaaatttaagaggGCAAACAGTCTCAAAATCATTCTATGAACTtgccatcaccctgacaccaaatctagacaaagatactacaaagaagagaaaattaaaggccaatatctctgatgaatatagatgcaaaagtcctcaagaAAATGTTATCAAATAGAATTcaacagtaaataaaaacaatcatataccatgatcaagtggaatttatcccagagatgcaaggatggttcaatgtcCTCAAATCAATCAATTAGAtactccacattaaaaaaagataaaaatcacatgatcatctaaatagatgcaaaaaagcgtttgacaaaattcaatatcaattcatgatttaaaactctcaacaaagttggtTTAGAGGAAACATCTCAATCtaataaaggctatttatgacaaacccacagttaacattaCACTAAACAGTTAAAGGCTGAAAACATTTCccctaagaccaggaacaagacaaggatgcttacTCTTGCCTTTGCTGTTTAACACAGTACTAGAAgtcccagccacagcaatcagacaagaaaaataaataaaagtcatccaaactGGAATGgtaaagtaaaactgtcactatttgcagatgacatgatactatatataaaaaaccctcaagactccaccaaaaaattaTTAGAGCCAACAAAtgcattcagtaaagttgcaagatacaaaattaacatatggaaatttgttgcatttctatacactgataaCACTAACACTATCCTTACCACTCAAAcaatctgtagattcaatgcgaTACCTATCATAATACCGAAGGCATATTTCAAAGAACATGGAATcacaaagaccacaaatagccaaaacaatcttgagaaaaaagaacaaagctggaggtatcatgctcctaTACTTGAAAATATACTAGaaaatacagtaatcaaaagagtatggtagcaaaatagacacatagatcaatggaacaaaatagagagcccagaaataaactcacaatcACTTGGCCAATAAATATACAACAAAGtatgcaagaatatacagtggggaaaagacagtccctTTAATATGTGGTGTTTGGAAAGCTGTCCAGATATGTGCAAAGGGATGGAACTGGACCACTGTCTTACCCAACGcttagaaataaattcaaaatagattgAAGACTTCAATGTGATACCcaaaaccataaaattcttagaagaaaacataggctgtTAGTTCTTTGACATCTGTCTTAGCAATATTACTTTGGATCTGTGTCCTCAGGCAAGGGGAAcaatcacaaaaataaacaaatgggactacatcaaactagaaAAAGCTTTTTGCACAGGGAAGGCaaacaccaacaaaatgaaatggcaatcTACTGATTcgcagaagatatttgcaaatcatatatccaataagggattgatatccaaaatatataaagtcatacagctcaagataaaaaaaaacaaagaacctgaataaaaattggcagaggataataatagacatttttctaaagaaggcaTATAGATGTCCAACattcatatgaaaatatgctcaacatcactaatcatcagagaactaCCTCACATTTGTTGGAATAACTATAATCAAAGAGACAGGAAACAAcaattggtgaggatgtggaagaaaTGGAATCCTCATGAACTGTTGGTAGTAATGTATCTTGGTGCAGCCATATGGAAAATAGTAAGGAGCGTACTAAAAAACAGtaagaatagaactactataCAATCCAGGgaatccacttctgggtattagAAATAATGCAAAACTCtaaataacaaaggaaaatatttcctaaaacaacaaccaaaaaaccctctaatttgaaaagatatatgcggtactgatgaactcagtgacaagaacaaggaagcagatacagagaatggactggagaactcgaggtatgggagggggcggggggtgaaggggaaactgagaagaagcgagagagtagcacagacatatatatactaccaactgtaaaatagtcagtgggaagttattgtataacaaagggagtccaactcgaggatggaagatgccttagaggactggggcagggagggtgggggggactcgaggggggggcatcaaggaagggagggaatacggggatatgtgtataaaaacagttgattgaacctggtgtaccccccccaaaaaaaaaaaaaaaaagttaaggaattgccaaaaaaaaaaaaaaaaaaagaaaaaagaaaagatatatgcaaccctatgttcattgcagcactatttacaacagccaatacagaagcaacctaagtgtccatccacagatgaatggataaagatgatgtgattcacacacacacacacacacacacaatggaatattacttggccataaaaatgaatgaaatgatgccatttgtagcaacatgaatggacctagagattattatactaagtgaagttagccaaagaaaaacaaatatcatgtgatatcacttatatgtggaatctaaaaagcaaaacaaatgaacaaacaaaacaaaacggaaAAGGACTCATACATATAGAGCACAAACTGATTGTTGCCAGAGGTTAGAGGGGTGAGAGGACTAACAAAATTGGTAAAGGGGTTAAAGAGGTACTAACTTTCAgcataagtcatggggatgtaatgtttacatagggaatatagtcaataactactTTGTATGGTTGGTATATATGGATGGTAACTGGTCTTATTGTGATGTGCATCTTAT of Hippopotamus amphibius kiboko isolate mHipAmp2 chromosome X, mHipAmp2.hap2, whole genome shotgun sequence contains these proteins:
- the LOC130842531 gene encoding ribosome maturation protein SBDS-like gives rise to the protein MSTFTPTSQIRLTNVAVVRMKLAGKCFKIACYKNKAVGWQSGVGIDFDEVLQTHSVFVNVSKDQIAKKEDLISAFGTDDQTEICKQTLNKGEVQVSDEEWHTPLEQMFRDIATIVFDKYVNPETKRPYTIIFIERAVKDIHYSVKPNKSTKHQALEVIKQLKEKMKIEHALVRLRFILPVNEGKKLKEKLKPLIKVIESEDYGQQLEIVCLIDPGCF